One genomic window of Archangium lipolyticum includes the following:
- a CDS encoding SRPBCC family protein, which produces MMRISSPVVLALAVGALMSACAATPIGYESGTTAAERDSLHRSVAAPVVEANAPFISHTLEAEIAVPPGVLLPWLVNVPLERVLPGTEELPGVERADVLSASWGTPGTRRRVVLRDGNTALEELLVVEEGRRFQYVVWNFTNDARRAVQYAVGEFRFTPTPSGTHLSWTYRFRGLGWPTTGFLESFVEEDYAGFMRAGMERIRTEAVKELPGHTL; this is translated from the coding sequence ATGATGCGTATTTCATCCCCTGTTGTCCTCGCGCTCGCGGTTGGGGCGCTCATGAGTGCCTGTGCGGCAACCCCGATCGGCTACGAATCGGGAACGACTGCCGCGGAGCGGGACTCGCTGCACCGCTCCGTGGCGGCCCCCGTCGTGGAGGCGAATGCTCCCTTCATCTCCCACACCCTCGAGGCCGAGATCGCCGTGCCCCCGGGCGTGCTGCTCCCCTGGTTGGTGAACGTTCCGCTGGAGCGTGTTCTCCCTGGGACCGAGGAGCTCCCCGGAGTGGAGAGGGCCGATGTCCTCTCGGCCTCCTGGGGCACCCCTGGAACGCGTCGGCGCGTGGTGTTGCGTGATGGAAACACGGCGCTCGAAGAGCTGCTCGTGGTGGAGGAGGGGCGTCGCTTCCAGTACGTCGTCTGGAACTTCACGAACGACGCGCGGCGTGCCGTCCAGTATGCGGTGGGCGAGTTCCGCTTCACGCCGACACCGAGCGGAACGCACCTGAGCTGGACGTACCGCTTCCGCGGGCTGGGGTGGCCCACGACGGGTTTCCTCGAGTCCTTCGTCGAAGAGGACTACGCTGGTTTCATGCGGGCTGGTATGGAGCGCATCAGGACCGAAGCGGTGAAGGAGCTTCCGGGGCATACTCTCTGA
- a CDS encoding TetR/AcrR family transcriptional regulator produces MAGERKTSRTGAARGKQPAKTRGYHHLDLRRALLDAAIEFLREGDVTGLTIQVLARAAGVSPGAPYHHFPDKQSLLAALATEGFEILGEKLVRAVSREPSAPGQAAALATAYLAFAREHASHYRIMFLPDIEDRVRFAAVHAASERCLQVLLGVVAAGNPGMSSESVAARAIAVWSLCHGFASLRAARVLGNIPGIPKLELLERVAVAEVVTVALGTGAGLAG; encoded by the coding sequence GTGGCGGGAGAGCGCAAAACGAGCCGGACGGGAGCCGCGCGGGGCAAACAGCCCGCGAAGACACGTGGCTATCACCACCTCGATCTCCGTCGTGCGCTGCTCGATGCCGCCATCGAGTTCTTGCGTGAGGGTGATGTCACGGGCCTGACCATCCAGGTCCTCGCGAGGGCCGCGGGCGTATCTCCCGGCGCGCCGTATCACCACTTTCCGGACAAGCAGTCACTCCTGGCCGCGCTGGCCACGGAGGGCTTCGAGATTCTCGGGGAGAAACTCGTGAGGGCCGTGAGCCGGGAGCCCTCGGCACCAGGTCAGGCCGCGGCGCTTGCCACCGCGTATCTCGCCTTCGCGCGTGAGCATGCGTCGCACTACCGCATCATGTTCCTGCCCGACATCGAGGACCGTGTGCGCTTCGCCGCCGTTCACGCTGCCTCCGAGAGGTGCCTTCAGGTGCTGCTGGGAGTGGTGGCGGCGGGAAACCCCGGGATGTCATCAGAGTCCGTGGCGGCCCGGGCCATCGCCGTCTGGTCGCTGTGCCACGGGTTCGCATCCCTCCGGGCGGCCCGGGTCCTCGGAAACATTCCCGGGATTCCGAAGCTCGAGTTGCTGGAGCGGGTTGCTGTCGCCGAGGTGGTGACCGTCGCGCTGGGGACAGGCGCGGGCCTTGCTGGGTAG
- a CDS encoding GrpB family protein, producing MASAAEIVRNHEYDPNGVEYFVSPPKSEHIEVVPYDPSWPAAFAELAARLRAALGEVALSIEHVGSTSVPGLPAKPVIDIDLTVPDSRDEDAYRPALEAAGFPVLFREPVFHEHRFARGDSPPANIHIWSPDCPEAIRHRMLRDWLIAHPEDRELYAAAKFASAEQINAEGGVVMDYNQRKQPVIRDILERMFRAHGLID from the coding sequence GTGGCCAGCGCAGCAGAGATCGTCCGCAACCACGAGTACGACCCGAACGGCGTCGAGTACTTCGTTTCCCCGCCGAAGAGCGAGCACATCGAGGTGGTGCCGTACGACCCGTCATGGCCGGCCGCCTTCGCCGAGCTCGCCGCACGGCTCCGCGCCGCCCTCGGCGAGGTGGCGCTCTCGATCGAGCACGTCGGCTCCACCTCCGTTCCCGGCCTGCCGGCGAAGCCGGTCATCGACATCGACCTCACGGTTCCCGACTCGCGAGACGAGGACGCCTACCGCCCGGCGCTCGAGGCGGCGGGCTTCCCGGTGCTGTTCCGCGAGCCGGTCTTCCACGAGCACCGGTTCGCCCGCGGCGACTCGCCGCCCGCGAACATCCACATCTGGAGCCCCGACTGCCCCGAGGCCATCCGGCACCGGATGCTGCGGGACTGGCTCATCGCGCATCCGGAGGACCGCGAGCTGTACGCCGCGGCGAAGTTCGCGTCGGCCGAGCAGATCAACGCGGAGGGCGGCGTGGTGATGGACTACAACCAGCGCAAGCAGCCGGTGATCCGCGACATCCTCGAGCGGATGTTCCGGGCGCACGGCCTCATCGACTGA